From Cellulomonas chengniuliangii, the proteins below share one genomic window:
- the cydD gene encoding thiol reductant ABC exporter subunit CydD yields MKPLDPRLLRHARAARRYVGLTVVLGLAVAGLVIAQALLLGQALGSAVQDGADLAELAPLIGWLVAVVAARALVAGAQERYAHRAATRAIGELRAQVVERATALGPRWLAGGAGPRVVTLVTRGLENLEPYFVKYLPQLVLAATVTPATVLVVLGLDWISAAIVVGTIPLVPLFMVLVGRLTQGRSERGLRVMQRLGSQVLDLLAGLPTLRGFGRERGAAGRVADLGRAHRRATMGTLRIAFLSGMVLELLTTLAVALVAVAIGMRLVYGQMDLVTGLTVLVLAPEVYLPLRQVGAHFHASTDGVAAAEQVFEVLETPLPEQGSQPCPDLRTAAIRLRDVSVRAPGRDVLAPAGLDVELRPGQVLALTGASGGGKTTAVSVLLGLLRPDTGAVEVIPAVGDALPLADVDLATYWSQVSWLPQRPVLEPGTVDEVVWGGALPHTGAGDSRASDARTSARDRAAALTGLDAVVAALPEGWDTPLGRGGSGLSVGQRQRVALTRALLSDAPLVVLDEPTAHLDAASEDVVLRTVEALRRDGRTVLLVAHRASLTTLADQVVEVRPADVDDAVRAGEEVAA; encoded by the coding sequence GTGAAGCCACTCGACCCCCGGCTGCTGCGCCACGCGCGCGCGGCACGGCGGTACGTCGGCCTCACGGTGGTGCTGGGCCTGGCCGTCGCAGGCCTGGTCATCGCCCAGGCGTTGCTGCTCGGCCAGGCGCTGGGCTCCGCCGTCCAGGACGGCGCCGACCTGGCCGAGCTGGCTCCGCTGATCGGCTGGCTCGTCGCGGTGGTGGCGGCGCGCGCCCTCGTCGCGGGCGCCCAGGAGCGGTACGCGCACCGGGCCGCGACCCGTGCGATCGGCGAGCTCCGCGCGCAGGTCGTCGAGCGGGCCACGGCCCTCGGCCCGCGCTGGCTCGCGGGCGGCGCCGGCCCTCGGGTGGTCACGCTCGTGACGCGAGGGCTGGAGAACCTCGAGCCCTACTTCGTCAAGTACCTCCCCCAGCTGGTGCTGGCGGCGACAGTGACGCCGGCGACAGTGCTCGTGGTGCTGGGCCTGGACTGGATCTCCGCGGCCATCGTGGTGGGCACCATCCCGCTGGTCCCGCTGTTCATGGTGCTGGTCGGCCGGCTCACGCAAGGCCGGTCGGAGCGCGGGCTGCGGGTCATGCAGCGGCTCGGCTCCCAGGTGCTCGACCTGCTCGCCGGGCTGCCCACCCTGCGCGGCTTCGGCCGGGAGCGCGGGGCCGCGGGGCGGGTCGCCGACCTGGGCCGGGCGCACCGCCGGGCCACGATGGGCACGCTGCGGATCGCGTTCCTGTCCGGGATGGTCCTCGAGCTGCTCACCACGCTCGCCGTCGCGCTGGTGGCCGTCGCGATCGGCATGCGGCTGGTCTACGGCCAGATGGACCTGGTCACCGGCCTGACGGTGCTCGTCCTGGCCCCCGAGGTGTACCTGCCGCTGCGTCAGGTGGGCGCCCACTTCCACGCGTCGACCGACGGGGTCGCCGCCGCGGAGCAGGTCTTCGAGGTCCTGGAGACCCCGCTGCCCGAGCAGGGCTCCCAGCCGTGCCCCGACCTGCGGACGGCAGCCATCAGGCTGCGGGACGTGAGCGTGCGCGCCCCTGGACGCGACGTCCTGGCCCCAGCGGGGCTCGACGTCGAGCTGCGCCCCGGGCAGGTGCTGGCCCTCACCGGCGCCAGCGGGGGCGGCAAGACCACGGCGGTGTCGGTGCTGCTCGGCCTGCTCCGTCCGGACACGGGCGCCGTCGAGGTGATCCCCGCCGTCGGTGACGCGCTCCCACTGGCCGACGTCGATCTCGCCACCTACTGGAGCCAAGTGTCGTGGCTGCCGCAACGGCCGGTGCTCGAGCCGGGCACGGTCGACGAGGTCGTGTGGGGCGGCGCGCTGCCCCACACGGGCGCGGGCGACAGCCGGGCGAGCGACGCCCGCACGAGCGCCCGGGACCGGGCTGCGGCCCTCACCGGGCTCGACGCGGTGGTGGCCGCGCTGCCGGAGGGCTGGGACACGCCCCTGGGCCGCGGCGGGAGCGGGCTGTCCGTGGGGCAGCGCCAGCGGGTCGCGCTGACCCGCGCGCTGCTCTCCGACGCCCCCCTGGTGGTGCTCGACGAGCCCACCGCCCACCTGGACGCCGCCTCGGAGGACGTCGTGCTCCGGACCGTCGAGGCGCTGCGACGCGACGGTCGGACCGTCCTGCTGGTCGCGCACCGCGCGTCGCTGACGACCCTGGCCGACCAGGTCGTCGAGGTCCGGCCCGCTGACGTCGACGATGCCGTGCGCGCCGGTGAGGAGGTGGCCGCATGA
- a CDS encoding cytochrome ubiquinol oxidase subunit I, with translation MEALDLARWQFGITTVYHFIFVPLTIGLAPLVALMQTFWVRTGNERWLRLTKFFGKLLLINFAIGVATGIVQEFQFGMNWSEYSRFVGDVFGAPLAMEALAAFFVESTFLGLWIFGWDKLPKKIHLACIWAVAIATNLSAYFILAANSWMQHPVGTVFNLETGRAEMVDVWAVLTNSTLLAAFPHTITAAWLTAGTFVAGIAAWWMVRLVRNGQAEKAREVYRPAVVLGMVTMLISGVGLGLSGDIQAKLMFEQQPMKMAAAEALCESTDGAAFSILAIGDINADCDGVTHLIELPGVTSFLASNDFTAHLEGVNQLQERYEELYGEGVDYTPDLAITYWSFRLMIGLAVGSAALAAASLWLTRKGRVTDNVWFSRLAIAAIPMPFLASSFGWIFTEMGRQPWVVAPNPTGVDGVWLLTARGVSEVVSPTSVIISMVAFTALYGVLAVIWYKLMHRFAVEGVADTEHDPSPDSPDNHRPDDHSGDAADKPLSFAY, from the coding sequence GTGGAAGCCCTCGACCTGGCCAGGTGGCAGTTCGGCATCACCACCGTCTACCACTTCATCTTCGTCCCGTTGACGATCGGCCTCGCCCCTCTCGTGGCCCTGATGCAGACCTTCTGGGTCCGCACTGGCAACGAGCGCTGGCTGCGCCTCACCAAGTTCTTCGGGAAGCTGCTGCTGATCAACTTCGCGATCGGCGTCGCCACCGGCATCGTCCAGGAGTTCCAGTTCGGCATGAACTGGAGCGAGTACTCGCGCTTCGTCGGCGACGTCTTCGGCGCCCCGCTGGCGATGGAGGCCCTGGCCGCCTTCTTCGTCGAGTCGACGTTCCTGGGGCTGTGGATCTTCGGCTGGGACAAGCTGCCCAAGAAGATCCACCTCGCGTGCATCTGGGCCGTGGCCATCGCCACCAACTTGTCGGCCTACTTCATCCTGGCCGCGAACTCGTGGATGCAGCACCCCGTCGGCACCGTGTTCAACCTCGAGACGGGCCGTGCGGAGATGGTCGACGTGTGGGCGGTGCTCACCAACAGCACCCTGCTCGCAGCGTTCCCGCACACCATCACCGCCGCGTGGCTCACCGCCGGCACCTTCGTCGCCGGCATCGCCGCCTGGTGGATGGTCCGCCTGGTCCGCAACGGGCAGGCCGAGAAGGCGCGGGAGGTCTACCGACCCGCGGTCGTGCTCGGCATGGTGACGATGCTCATCTCCGGCGTGGGGCTGGGCCTGTCCGGCGACATCCAGGCGAAGCTCATGTTCGAGCAGCAGCCGATGAAGATGGCCGCGGCCGAGGCCCTGTGCGAGAGCACCGACGGCGCCGCCTTCTCGATCCTGGCGATCGGCGACATCAACGCCGACTGCGACGGGGTCACCCACCTGATCGAGCTGCCCGGCGTCACCTCGTTCCTCGCCTCGAACGACTTCACCGCGCACCTCGAGGGCGTCAACCAGCTGCAGGAGCGGTACGAGGAGCTGTACGGCGAGGGCGTCGACTACACGCCCGACCTGGCCATCACCTACTGGAGCTTCCGCCTGATGATCGGCCTGGCGGTCGGATCGGCCGCGCTCGCCGCCGCGTCGCTGTGGCTGACCCGCAAGGGCCGCGTCACCGACAACGTCTGGTTCTCGCGACTCGCGATCGCCGCGATCCCCATGCCGTTCCTGGCGAGCTCGTTCGGCTGGATCTTCACCGAGATGGGCCGTCAGCCCTGGGTGGTGGCCCCCAACCCGACCGGCGTGGACGGGGTGTGGCTGCTCACCGCGCGCGGTGTCTCCGAGGTGGTGAGCCCGACCTCCGTGATCATCTCGATGGTCGCCTTCACGGCGCTCTACGGGGTCCTCGCGGTCATCTGGTACAAGCTCATGCACCGCTTCGCGGTCGAGGGCGTGGCCGACACCGAGCACGACCCGAGCCCCGACAGCCCTGACAACCACCGACCCGACGACCACAGCGGCGACGCGGCCGACAAGCCGCTGTCGTTCGCGTACTGA
- a CDS encoding Rne/Rng family ribonuclease: MTFDITPANSDSTTKVDAGGSAPDTAPSKPARRRATRKTAPPSDGPTLESATFGAAVTSASTAATASSTADAPANAPTAAAEASVEPQPAKAPRSRSRRVTKPAAAAAPAVEVAAGPSAVEPAQPAPAEAPAARATRSRRAVRPAASAAVVPATGATAGDVATSSPAAAAPAAEAPVAAEPAPARTRSRRSTRPVTAPAADLVAADAQTTAAEAPEQDEAAPVEKPKRTRRARKAPEPVVEVEAEVAADEEEDEDVAESPAAAGGLDVFAELAATGKAPADARTATGSRRGRSRAPRSEAAGDAPQETASVEPTEQARAEQPRGATSRMATTALLFQAPDPDARPRRRRAQAPAGPPELVSEAAVAQSVEEESTDAAPMEAPAAPERPSRRRGRRAPQAVELEEDEQSDVVDQAPADEDLSDVEADGSQDDESRDDEQSAQRRRRRRGGRGRRGRSSEEQADAAESHDADSADDSHDEDAASEAAEGEGEGEGEHDEQGGSSRRRRRRRRSGRGESGEPEPSAPTRSRGSRTSSDEVTALRGSTRLEAKRQRRREGRDAGRRRQIITESEFLARREAVERSMVVREDDGRTQIAVLEDGVLVEHYVSRQAQVSMAGNVYLGRVQNVLPSMEAAFVDVGKGRNAVLYAGEVNWDAAGLEGQPRRIEQALKSGDSVLVQVTKDPIGHKGARLTSQITLAGRYLVYVPGGGMTGISRKLPDTERSRLKKILREIVPDSAGVIVRTAAEGASEDELRADIARLQGQWEAIEKKAKSASAPALLQGEPDMAIRVVRDIFNDDFSSLVVQGDEAWATISGYIGDLAPDLAEKVTRWTGKGDVFAAHRVDEQLAKGMDRKVWLPSGGSLIIERTEAMTVVDVNTGKFTGSGGTLEETVTRNNLEAAEEIVRQLRLRDIGGIIVIDFIDMVLESNRDLVLRRLVECLGRDRTKHQVAEVTSLGLVQMTRKRVGQGLVEAFSETCEHCHGRGFIVHTDPIERGGRSDAGSGQQAAAAPAEAEPKRARRKRGAKEAAPAAASALPAVPVLPEAREAVKATLATIAAAAAHAHEHGEEGAPRATAAQLDALAPAARGAKAPAAPERQADAPAVLDVAAEAAEAPPVLDVLAAFAVPSGEATDVVAAEESVQAQEAQAEVVEALALTPVAPEVFEADGDDESPTA, encoded by the coding sequence GTGACGTTCGACATCACCCCCGCGAACAGCGACAGCACCACGAAGGTCGATGCCGGGGGCTCTGCTCCCGACACCGCGCCCAGCAAGCCCGCACGACGCCGTGCGACCCGCAAGACGGCGCCGCCGTCCGACGGGCCCACGCTCGAGAGCGCGACGTTCGGGGCGGCTGTGACCAGCGCGTCGACCGCCGCGACCGCGTCCTCCACGGCGGACGCGCCGGCCAACGCGCCGACGGCCGCCGCCGAGGCCTCCGTCGAGCCGCAGCCCGCCAAGGCCCCCCGCAGCCGTTCGCGTCGGGTCACCAAGCCCGCTGCGGCGGCCGCTCCCGCAGTCGAGGTGGCGGCCGGGCCCTCGGCGGTCGAGCCGGCGCAGCCCGCCCCCGCGGAGGCCCCGGCCGCGCGTGCCACCCGGTCCCGCCGGGCGGTCCGGCCCGCGGCGTCCGCTGCGGTCGTGCCCGCCACCGGCGCCACGGCCGGCGACGTCGCGACGAGCAGCCCTGCCGCGGCCGCCCCTGCCGCCGAGGCCCCTGTCGCCGCAGAGCCCGCGCCGGCCCGCACGCGCAGCCGTCGCTCCACCCGCCCGGTGACCGCCCCGGCGGCGGACCTGGTCGCCGCGGACGCCCAGACCACAGCGGCTGAGGCGCCCGAGCAGGACGAGGCCGCGCCGGTCGAGAAGCCGAAGCGCACGCGTCGCGCCCGCAAGGCCCCGGAGCCTGTCGTCGAGGTCGAGGCCGAGGTCGCCGCCGACGAGGAAGAGGACGAGGACGTCGCTGAGAGCCCGGCCGCCGCGGGCGGGCTCGACGTCTTCGCCGAGCTCGCCGCCACCGGCAAGGCCCCGGCGGACGCGCGCACGGCCACCGGGTCGCGACGCGGCCGCTCCCGCGCGCCGCGGTCCGAGGCCGCTGGCGACGCTCCGCAGGAGACCGCGTCCGTCGAGCCCACTGAGCAGGCGCGTGCCGAGCAGCCCCGCGGCGCCACGTCGCGGATGGCCACCACCGCGTTGCTTTTCCAGGCCCCGGACCCGGACGCCCGCCCTCGCCGTCGCCGTGCCCAGGCGCCCGCCGGGCCCCCCGAGCTGGTCTCGGAGGCCGCGGTCGCGCAGAGCGTCGAGGAGGAGTCCACGGACGCCGCACCCATGGAGGCGCCCGCCGCTCCCGAGCGGCCCTCGCGCCGCCGCGGCCGTCGCGCGCCCCAGGCGGTCGAGCTGGAGGAGGACGAGCAGTCCGACGTCGTCGACCAGGCGCCCGCTGACGAGGACCTCTCCGACGTCGAGGCGGACGGTTCGCAGGACGACGAGTCGCGCGACGACGAGCAGTCCGCGCAGCGCCGCCGCCGCCGCCGTGGCGGCCGTGGCCGTCGTGGCCGCAGCTCGGAGGAGCAGGCCGACGCCGCCGAGTCGCACGACGCCGACTCCGCCGACGACTCGCACGACGAGGACGCCGCGTCCGAGGCCGCCGAGGGCGAGGGCGAGGGCGAGGGCGAGCACGACGAGCAGGGCGGCTCGAGCCGTCGTCGCCGGCGTCGCCGCCGCAGCGGGCGGGGCGAGTCGGGGGAGCCGGAGCCGTCGGCGCCGACACGCTCGCGCGGCTCGCGCACGTCGAGCGACGAGGTCACGGCACTGCGCGGCTCGACCCGCCTCGAGGCCAAGCGCCAGCGCCGCCGCGAGGGCCGGGATGCCGGCCGCCGCCGCCAGATCATCACCGAGTCGGAGTTCCTGGCCCGCCGCGAGGCCGTCGAGCGCTCGATGGTCGTGCGGGAGGACGACGGCCGCACGCAGATCGCCGTGCTGGAGGACGGGGTGCTCGTCGAGCACTACGTCTCCCGCCAGGCGCAGGTCTCGATGGCCGGGAACGTGTACCTCGGCCGGGTGCAGAACGTCCTGCCCAGCATGGAGGCGGCGTTCGTGGACGTCGGCAAGGGTCGCAACGCGGTGCTGTACGCCGGCGAGGTCAACTGGGACGCCGCGGGCCTCGAGGGCCAGCCGCGCCGCATCGAGCAGGCGCTCAAGTCCGGCGACTCGGTGCTCGTCCAGGTCACCAAGGACCCGATCGGGCACAAGGGCGCCCGCCTGACGTCGCAGATCACGCTCGCGGGCCGGTACCTGGTGTACGTGCCCGGCGGCGGGATGACCGGCATCAGCCGCAAGCTCCCCGACACCGAGCGCTCGCGCCTGAAGAAGATCCTGCGCGAGATCGTCCCGGACTCCGCGGGCGTCATCGTGCGCACCGCGGCCGAGGGCGCCAGCGAGGACGAGCTCCGCGCCGACATCGCCCGGCTGCAGGGGCAGTGGGAGGCCATCGAGAAGAAGGCGAAGTCGGCGTCCGCGCCGGCGCTGCTGCAGGGTGAGCCCGACATGGCCATCCGCGTGGTCCGCGACATCTTCAACGACGACTTCAGCTCGCTCGTGGTGCAGGGCGACGAGGCGTGGGCGACGATCTCCGGCTACATCGGCGACCTGGCCCCGGACCTGGCCGAGAAGGTCACCCGGTGGACGGGCAAGGGCGACGTGTTCGCGGCGCACCGTGTCGACGAGCAGCTCGCCAAGGGCATGGACCGCAAGGTCTGGCTGCCCTCGGGCGGCTCGCTGATCATCGAGCGCACCGAGGCCATGACCGTGGTCGACGTCAACACGGGCAAGTTCACGGGATCCGGCGGCACGCTCGAGGAGACCGTGACCCGCAACAACCTGGAGGCGGCCGAGGAGATCGTCCGCCAGCTCCGGCTGCGGGACATCGGCGGCATCATCGTCATCGACTTCATCGACATGGTGCTCGAGTCGAACCGGGACCTGGTGCTGCGTCGCCTGGTCGAGTGCCTGGGCCGGGACCGGACCAAGCACCAGGTGGCCGAGGTCACCTCGCTCGGCCTGGTGCAGATGACCCGCAAGCGCGTGGGCCAGGGCCTGGTCGAGGCGTTCAGCGAGACGTGCGAGCACTGCCACGGCCGCGGGTTCATCGTGCACACGGACCCGATCGAGCGTGGCGGGCGATCCGACGCGGGCTCGGGCCAGCAGGCCGCTGCCGCTCCCGCCGAGGCGGAGCCCAAGCGCGCGCGTCGCAAGCGCGGCGCCAAGGAGGCCGCTCCGGCGGCTGCCTCCGCCCTGCCGGCGGTCCCGGTGCTCCCGGAGGCCAGGGAGGCCGTGAAGGCCACTCTCGCGACCATCGCGGCTGCCGCTGCGCACGCGCACGAGCACGGCGAGGAGGGCGCCCCCCGCGCCACTGCCGCGCAGCTCGACGCGTTGGCCCCGGCTGCCCGGGGCGCGAAGGCTCCTGCCGCCCCGGAGCGGCAGGCCGACGCGCCCGCCGTGCTGGACGTGGCAGCGGAGGCAGCAGAGGCTCCTCCGGTGCTCGATGTGCTGGCGGCGTTCGCGGTGCCCTCCGGCGAGGCGACGGACGTCGTCGCGGCGGAGGAGTCCGTGCAGGCGCAGGAGGCTCAGGCCGAGGTGGTCGAGGCTCTCGCCCTGACCCCTGTGGCGCCCGAGGTGTTCGAGGCTGACGGGGACGACGAATCCCCGACCGCCTGA
- the cydB gene encoding cytochrome d ubiquinol oxidase subunit II, with protein MELTTVWFLLIALLWAGYLVLEGFDFGVGMLLKLLGRDDKERRVMINTIGPVWDGNEVWLLTAGGATFAAFPEWYATMFSGFYLPLLLILLALIVRVVAFEWRGKIDDDAWRNRADWALTIGSWVPAILWGVAFANLVRGVELDASHQYVGGFFALLNPFALVGGVTTALLFATHGAVFLALKSDGEVRRRAGALASRLSVVTLVVAAAWAIWAQVAYSVAWTWAAVAVAAVALVALVLATRARREGWAFIASAVTLVAAVVLIFGSMYPDVMPAFNPANSLTIDNASSSSYTLTVMTWVAVCLVPVVLLYQGWTYWVFRKRISSEQIPDSIGLTFARVKAAAWGSDNGSGSHHGAATDDGPVASGSRSGGSSS; from the coding sequence ATGGAGCTCACGACAGTCTGGTTCCTGCTGATCGCCCTGCTCTGGGCCGGCTACCTCGTCCTCGAGGGGTTCGACTTCGGGGTGGGCATGCTGCTCAAGCTGCTCGGGCGCGACGACAAGGAGCGTCGCGTCATGATCAACACCATCGGCCCGGTGTGGGACGGCAACGAGGTGTGGCTGCTGACGGCGGGCGGCGCGACGTTCGCCGCCTTCCCCGAGTGGTACGCCACGATGTTCTCCGGCTTCTACCTGCCGCTGCTGCTGATCCTGCTGGCCCTGATCGTCCGGGTCGTCGCCTTCGAGTGGCGCGGCAAGATCGACGACGACGCCTGGCGCAACCGCGCGGACTGGGCCCTGACCATCGGGTCCTGGGTCCCCGCGATCCTGTGGGGCGTCGCGTTCGCGAACCTGGTGCGCGGCGTCGAGCTCGACGCGAGCCACCAGTACGTCGGCGGGTTCTTCGCACTCCTCAACCCGTTCGCCCTCGTGGGCGGCGTCACCACCGCGCTGCTCTTCGCCACGCACGGCGCCGTGTTCCTGGCCCTGAAGTCCGACGGCGAGGTGCGCCGGCGCGCCGGCGCGCTCGCCTCCCGGCTGTCCGTGGTCACGCTCGTCGTCGCCGCCGCCTGGGCGATCTGGGCGCAGGTCGCGTACTCCGTGGCGTGGACGTGGGCCGCCGTCGCCGTGGCCGCGGTCGCCCTGGTGGCGCTCGTCCTGGCCACCCGCGCCCGCCGTGAGGGCTGGGCGTTCATCGCCTCGGCCGTGACGCTGGTCGCCGCGGTGGTGCTGATCTTCGGCTCGATGTACCCCGACGTGATGCCCGCCTTCAACCCCGCCAACTCGCTGACCATCGACAACGCCTCGTCGTCGTCGTACACGCTCACGGTGATGACGTGGGTCGCGGTGTGCCTGGTGCCCGTCGTCCTGCTCTACCAGGGCTGGACGTACTGGGTGTTCCGCAAGCGCATCTCGTCGGAGCAGATCCCCGACTCGATCGGCCTGACCTTCGCCCGTGTGAAGGCCGCCGCCTGGGGCTCGGACAACGGCAGCGGCTCGCACCACGGAGCGGCCACGGACGACGGCCCCGTGGCCTCGGGCTCGCGATCGGGCGGCTCGTCGTCGTGA
- the rplU gene encoding 50S ribosomal protein L21 translates to MVYAIVKAGGRQEKVAVGDVVVVDRLSAQAGATVELPALLLVDGEKVTHDAQALAKITVTAEVVRDEKGPKIDILKYKNKTGYRVRKGHRQKLTRLKVTGIN, encoded by the coding sequence GTGGTGTACGCGATCGTGAAGGCTGGCGGCCGCCAGGAGAAGGTCGCCGTGGGCGACGTCGTCGTCGTCGACCGCCTCTCCGCACAGGCTGGTGCGACGGTTGAGCTCCCCGCTCTGCTGCTCGTCGACGGTGAGAAGGTCACCCACGACGCTCAGGCCCTGGCCAAGATCACCGTGACGGCTGAGGTCGTCCGGGATGAGAAGGGCCCGAAGATCGACATCCTGAAGTACAAGAACAAGACCGGCTACCGCGTCCGCAAGGGCCACCGCCAGAAGCTGACCCGCCTGAAGGTCACCGGCATCAACTGA
- the obgE gene encoding GTPase ObgE → MATFVDRVVLHASGGDGGHGCVSIHREKFKPLAGPDGGNGGHGGSVTLVVDPQVTTLLDYHHAPHRHASSGKQGMGDHRQGASGEDLVLPVPDGTVVKSTTGEVLADLVGAGAEYVIAAGGHGGLGNAAIASPRRKAPGFALLGEPGEARDVVLELKTIADVALVGFPSAGKSSLVAAISAARPKIADYPFTTLIPNLGVVQAGSARYTVADVPGLIPGASEGKGLGLEFLRHIERCAVLVHVLDCATLEPDRDPISDLEALEAELATYSGDLGIEGGRVPLNERPRLVVLNKIDVPEARELAEMVRPELEARGLQVFEISTASHEGLRPLTFALGELIDRARREAPVPEPTRVVLRPKAVDDTGFTVTRRTEGGRDYFQIIGSKPERWVRQTDFRNDEAVGYLADRLARLGVEEKLFAAGAVAGAEVVIGAGPDGVVFDWEPTLLTGSELLAGPRGTDMRIEERSRPTRGEKREQYKDRMDAKAEARAELWTEREAGLWTDED, encoded by the coding sequence ATGGCGACCTTCGTCGACCGCGTCGTCCTGCATGCCAGCGGCGGTGACGGTGGCCACGGGTGCGTCTCGATCCACCGTGAGAAGTTCAAGCCCCTGGCGGGGCCCGATGGCGGCAACGGAGGCCACGGCGGGAGCGTCACCCTGGTCGTCGACCCCCAGGTGACCACCCTGCTCGACTACCACCACGCCCCCCACCGGCACGCCTCCTCGGGCAAGCAGGGCATGGGAGACCACCGCCAGGGCGCCTCCGGCGAGGACCTGGTGCTGCCTGTGCCGGACGGCACGGTGGTGAAGTCGACCACCGGCGAGGTGCTCGCCGACCTGGTGGGCGCCGGCGCCGAGTACGTCATCGCCGCGGGCGGCCACGGCGGGCTGGGCAACGCGGCCATCGCGTCCCCGCGCCGGAAGGCCCCCGGCTTCGCGCTGCTGGGCGAGCCCGGCGAGGCCCGCGACGTGGTGCTCGAGCTCAAGACGATCGCCGATGTGGCCCTGGTGGGCTTCCCGAGCGCGGGCAAGTCGAGCCTGGTCGCCGCGATCTCGGCCGCTCGGCCCAAGATCGCGGACTACCCGTTCACCACCCTCATCCCGAACCTGGGCGTCGTGCAGGCCGGCTCGGCCCGCTACACCGTCGCCGATGTGCCCGGCCTGATCCCGGGCGCCAGCGAGGGCAAGGGGCTGGGCCTGGAGTTCCTGCGGCACATCGAGCGCTGCGCCGTGCTGGTGCACGTGCTCGACTGCGCGACGCTCGAGCCCGACCGCGACCCGATCAGCGACCTCGAGGCCCTCGAGGCCGAGCTGGCCACGTACTCGGGCGACCTCGGCATCGAGGGCGGCCGCGTGCCGCTCAACGAGCGTCCTCGCCTGGTCGTGCTCAACAAGATCGACGTGCCCGAGGCGCGCGAGCTCGCCGAGATGGTGCGCCCCGAGCTCGAGGCACGGGGCCTGCAGGTCTTCGAGATCTCCACCGCGAGCCACGAGGGCCTGCGGCCGCTCACGTTCGCGCTGGGCGAGCTGATCGACCGGGCGCGCCGCGAGGCGCCGGTTCCCGAGCCGACCCGCGTGGTGCTGCGGCCCAAGGCGGTCGACGACACGGGCTTCACCGTGACGCGCCGCACCGAGGGCGGCCGGGACTACTTCCAGATCATCGGCTCGAAGCCCGAGCGCTGGGTCCGCCAGACGGACTTCCGCAACGACGAGGCCGTCGGCTACCTCGCCGACCGCCTGGCCCGGCTGGGCGTCGAGGAGAAGCTCTTCGCCGCCGGCGCCGTCGCGGGGGCGGAGGTCGTCATCGGCGCGGGCCCGGACGGCGTGGTCTTCGACTGGGAGCCCACGCTGCTCACCGGCTCCGAGCTGCTCGCCGGCCCGCGTGGCACCGATATGCGCATCGAGGAGCGGTCGCGGCCCACCCGCGGCGAGAAGCGCGAGCAGTACAAGGACCGCATGGACGCCAAGGCCGAGGCGCGCGCCGAGCTGTGGACGGAGCGCGAGGCAGGCCTCTGGACGGACGAGGACTGA
- the rpmA gene encoding 50S ribosomal protein L27, which yields MAHKKGASSSRNGRDSNAQRLGVKRFGGQVVKAGEIIVRQRGTHFHPGINVGRGKDDTLFALAPGAVEFGQRRGRKVIDIVAAAV from the coding sequence ATGGCACACAAGAAGGGCGCGAGTTCGTCGCGCAACGGTCGCGACTCGAACGCGCAGCGCCTGGGCGTCAAGCGCTTCGGTGGCCAGGTCGTCAAGGCCGGCGAGATCATCGTCCGCCAGCGCGGCACGCACTTCCACCCCGGCATCAACGTCGGCCGTGGCAAGGACGACACGCTGTTCGCGCTGGCGCCGGGCGCCGTGGAGTTCGGCCAGCGTCGTGGCCGCAAGGTCATCGACATCGTGGCGGCGGCGGTCTGA